The following are from one region of the Achromobacter xylosoxidans genome:
- a CDS encoding metallophosphoesterase, with protein sequence MSLRQSSFFLRFLTLGALAHVYVGARLIPDAQLGGAGSAAAILALLLSCILIPLGMLGRSSVHPPWGDRIAWVGLFAMGLFSSLFVLTVLRDALLLAAGLADLLIGAGLPWTALRRASAWTVPLLALAATLVGLYNARKRARVVDVDVPIAGLAPDLDGFTIVQISDIHVGPTIKKRYVQAIVDAVNEQLPDMIAITGDVVDGSVEQLSAQASPLGQLRATHGVYLVTGNHEYYSGATPWIAEFRRMGLRVLMNEHVVIHPAGLPVVVAGITDYSAGSFDPQQRSSPKAALAGAPADAMPRILLAHQPRSAAAAEPLGYTLQLSGHTHGGQFFPWGFFVRFQQPYTAGLHRLGKMWIYISRGTGYWGPPKRLGAPSEITRLRLRAA encoded by the coding sequence GTGTCCCTACGCCAATCCTCATTCTTCCTGCGCTTCCTGACCCTGGGCGCCCTGGCTCACGTCTACGTGGGCGCCCGCCTGATCCCCGACGCCCAACTGGGCGGAGCGGGTTCCGCCGCCGCCATCCTTGCCTTGCTGCTGTCCTGCATCCTGATTCCGCTGGGGATGCTGGGGCGTTCTTCCGTGCACCCGCCCTGGGGCGACCGCATCGCCTGGGTCGGGCTGTTCGCGATGGGCCTGTTCTCGTCCCTGTTCGTGCTGACGGTGCTGCGCGACGCGCTGCTGCTGGCGGCGGGGCTGGCGGATCTGCTCATCGGCGCCGGTCTGCCTTGGACCGCGCTGCGCCGGGCCAGCGCCTGGACCGTGCCCCTACTGGCTCTCGCCGCGACCTTGGTCGGCCTGTACAACGCCCGCAAGCGGGCGCGCGTGGTCGATGTGGACGTGCCCATCGCCGGGCTCGCGCCCGACCTGGACGGTTTCACCATCGTGCAGATCAGCGACATCCACGTCGGCCCGACCATCAAGAAACGCTACGTGCAGGCCATCGTCGACGCCGTCAATGAACAGCTGCCGGACATGATTGCGATCACTGGCGATGTGGTCGACGGCAGCGTCGAGCAGCTTTCCGCCCAGGCCAGCCCGCTGGGTCAGCTGCGCGCGACCCACGGGGTTTATCTGGTGACCGGCAACCATGAATACTATTCGGGCGCCACGCCCTGGATCGCCGAGTTCCGCCGCATGGGGCTGCGCGTGCTGATGAATGAACACGTGGTCATCCACCCCGCCGGCCTGCCCGTGGTGGTGGCGGGCATCACCGACTACAGCGCGGGTTCGTTCGATCCGCAGCAGCGCAGCAGCCCCAAGGCGGCGCTGGCGGGCGCGCCCGCCGATGCCATGCCCCGGATACTGCTGGCGCACCAGCCGCGCAGCGCGGCGGCCGCCGAGCCGCTGGGCTATACCCTGCAATTGTCCGGCCATACGCATGGCGGACAATTCTTCCCCTGGGGTTTCTTCGTGCGGTTCCAGCAGCCCTATACGGCCGGCCTGCATCGCCTGGGCAAGATGTGGATCTACATCAGCCGCGGCACGGGCTATTGGGGACCGCCCAAGCGCCTGGGCGCGCCCTCCGAGATCACGCGCCTGCGGCTGCGCGCGGCTTGA
- the asd gene encoding archaetidylserine decarboxylase (Phosphatidylserine decarboxylase is synthesized as a single chain precursor. Generation of the pyruvoyl active site from a Ser is coupled to cleavage of a Gly-Ser bond between the larger (beta) and smaller (alpha chains). It is an integral membrane protein.), producing the protein MPIKDQLFLASQYLAPHHLVSRLFGYASDCREPAVKNWMISRFVRRYGVDMREALQEDPLAYDCFNDFFTRALKEDARPLDDEPGSVVCPADGAISQMGAIEHGRIFQAKGHSYGLADLLGGDTERAAPFQGGEFATIYLSPKDYHRVHMPVAGTLREMVHVPGRLFSVNPLTARNVPRLFARNERVVCIFDTEHGPMAVVLVGAMIVASIETVWAGLVTPHKRRVKATRYDDAARAPIHLAKGAEMGRFKLGSTAIVLFGPNQIRWADTPSVLGPVRMGELMALPA; encoded by the coding sequence ATGCCGATCAAAGACCAACTATTCCTCGCCAGCCAGTATCTCGCCCCTCACCATCTGGTGTCGCGGCTCTTCGGGTACGCGTCCGACTGCCGGGAACCCGCGGTCAAGAACTGGATGATCTCGCGCTTCGTCCGCCGCTATGGCGTGGACATGCGCGAAGCGCTGCAGGAAGACCCGCTGGCCTACGATTGCTTCAACGACTTCTTCACGCGGGCATTGAAGGAAGACGCGCGGCCGCTGGACGACGAGCCGGGCTCGGTGGTGTGTCCCGCCGACGGCGCCATCAGCCAGATGGGCGCGATCGAACATGGCCGGATCTTCCAGGCCAAGGGCCACAGCTACGGCCTGGCCGACCTGCTGGGCGGCGACACCGAGCGCGCAGCCCCGTTCCAGGGCGGCGAATTCGCCACCATCTATCTGTCGCCCAAGGATTACCACCGCGTGCACATGCCGGTCGCAGGCACCCTGCGCGAAATGGTCCACGTGCCTGGCCGCCTGTTCTCAGTCAATCCGCTGACCGCCCGCAACGTGCCGCGCCTGTTCGCGCGCAACGAGCGCGTGGTGTGCATCTTCGACACCGAGCACGGCCCGATGGCGGTGGTGCTGGTGGGCGCGATGATCGTCGCCTCCATCGAGACGGTGTGGGCCGGCCTGGTCACGCCGCACAAGCGGCGTGTCAAAGCCACCCGCTACGATGACGCGGCGCGCGCCCCGATCCATCTGGCCAAAGGCGCGGAAATGGGCCGCTTCAAGCTGGGCTCCACCGCCATCGTGCTGTTCGGCCCCAACCAGATCCGCTGGGCGGATACGCCCTCTGTGCTGGGTCCGGTGCGCATGGGCGAACTGATGGCGCTGCCCGCGTAG
- a CDS encoding cytochrome P450/oxidoreductase: MGHPTTPATTAPANTGGCPIDHAALARAQACPVSPRAAEFDPFGDGYQQDPPEYVRWAREQEPVFYSPKLGYWVVTRYDDIKAVFRDNHTYSPSIALEKITPTGPEANAVLASYGYAMNRTLVNEDEPAHMPRRRVLMDPFTPDELKHHEPMVRRLTREYVDRFINDGRADLVDQMLWEVPLTVALHFLGVPEEDMDLLRKYSIAHTVNTWGRPKPEEQVEVAHAVGNFWQLAGKILDKMRQDPDAPGWMQYGIRKQKDHPEVVTDSYLHSMMMAGIVAAHETTANASANAIKLLLQHPDAWRELCEDPGLLPNAVEECLRHNGSVAAWRRLATRDTEIAGVAIPAGAKLLIVSSSANHDERHFADADFFDIRRDNASDQLTFGYGAHQCMGKNLARMEMQIFLEELTRRLPHMRLAEQQFTYVPNTSFRGPEHLWVEWNPADNPERRDAALLDQVQPVRIGEPSTHAISRKLVVTEVTAAADGIARIRLESPDGKPLPRWTPGSHIDLECGDTGLSRQYSLCGDPAAAHALEIAVLKETAGRGGSAWIHQHLRAGSSVRARGPRNHFRMDDSAKRLILIAGGIGITPISAMARRARELGQDYELHYSGRSRASMAMLDELQQLHGARLHLHVSDEGSRNDFGALLSRPEAGVQIYACGPERMLDALQVACAAWPEDSLRVEHFHSTLATLDPSKEHAFEAELKDSGIVVQVPADQTLLSALRGANIDVQSDCEEGLCGSCEVRVLGGAVDHRDVVLTRAEREAGNRMMACCSRAQGKRIVLEL, encoded by the coding sequence ATGGGCCACCCAACCACCCCTGCAACCACCGCGCCCGCCAATACCGGCGGCTGTCCGATAGACCACGCCGCGCTGGCGCGCGCCCAGGCCTGTCCGGTCAGCCCTCGCGCCGCGGAATTCGATCCTTTTGGCGACGGCTATCAGCAGGATCCGCCCGAGTACGTGCGCTGGGCGCGCGAACAGGAACCCGTGTTCTACAGCCCCAAGCTGGGCTATTGGGTGGTCACCCGCTACGACGACATCAAGGCCGTGTTCCGCGACAACCACACCTACAGCCCCTCGATCGCGCTGGAAAAGATCACGCCCACTGGCCCCGAGGCCAACGCCGTGCTGGCCAGCTACGGCTACGCGATGAACCGCACCCTGGTCAACGAGGACGAGCCGGCCCACATGCCGCGCCGCCGCGTGCTGATGGACCCGTTCACGCCGGACGAGCTCAAGCACCACGAACCCATGGTGCGGCGCCTGACGCGCGAATACGTGGACCGCTTCATCAACGACGGCCGCGCCGACCTGGTCGACCAGATGCTGTGGGAAGTGCCCTTGACGGTTGCCCTGCACTTCCTGGGCGTACCCGAGGAAGACATGGATCTGCTGCGCAAGTACTCCATCGCGCACACCGTCAACACCTGGGGCCGGCCCAAGCCGGAAGAACAGGTGGAAGTGGCGCATGCGGTGGGGAACTTCTGGCAGTTGGCGGGCAAGATCCTGGACAAGATGCGCCAGGATCCCGACGCCCCGGGCTGGATGCAGTACGGCATCCGCAAGCAGAAGGACCATCCCGAGGTCGTCACCGACTCCTACCTGCACTCGATGATGATGGCGGGCATCGTCGCGGCGCATGAGACCACCGCCAACGCCTCGGCCAATGCCATCAAGCTGCTGCTGCAGCACCCCGACGCCTGGCGCGAACTGTGCGAGGACCCCGGCCTGCTGCCCAACGCGGTCGAGGAATGCCTGCGCCACAACGGCTCGGTCGCGGCCTGGCGTCGCCTGGCCACGCGCGACACCGAGATCGCCGGCGTGGCGATTCCCGCGGGCGCCAAACTCCTGATCGTGTCGTCGTCGGCCAACCACGACGAGCGCCATTTCGCCGACGCCGATTTCTTCGACATCCGCCGCGACAACGCCAGCGACCAGCTGACCTTCGGCTATGGCGCGCACCAATGCATGGGCAAGAACCTGGCGCGCATGGAGATGCAGATCTTCCTGGAAGAGCTGACGCGCCGCCTGCCGCACATGCGCCTGGCCGAACAGCAGTTCACCTACGTGCCGAACACCTCGTTCCGCGGCCCGGAACATCTGTGGGTGGAATGGAATCCGGCCGACAACCCCGAGCGCCGCGACGCCGCCCTGCTGGATCAGGTGCAGCCGGTTCGCATCGGCGAGCCTTCCACCCACGCCATCAGCCGCAAGCTGGTCGTGACCGAGGTCACGGCCGCGGCCGACGGCATCGCGCGCATCCGGCTCGAATCGCCCGATGGCAAGCCGCTGCCGCGCTGGACGCCCGGCTCGCACATCGACCTCGAATGCGGCGACACCGGCCTGTCGCGCCAATATTCGCTCTGCGGCGATCCGGCCGCCGCGCATGCACTGGAGATCGCCGTGCTCAAGGAAACCGCGGGCCGCGGCGGTTCCGCCTGGATCCACCAGCACCTGCGCGCGGGCAGCAGCGTGCGCGCACGTGGCCCGCGCAACCATTTCCGCATGGACGACAGCGCCAAACGCCTGATCCTCATCGCCGGCGGCATAGGCATCACGCCCATCAGCGCCATGGCGCGCCGCGCGCGCGAACTGGGCCAGGATTACGAACTGCACTACAGCGGCCGCTCGCGCGCCAGCATGGCCATGCTGGACGAACTGCAGCAACTGCACGGCGCGCGCCTGCATCTGCACGTCAGCGACGAAGGCAGCCGCAACGACTTCGGCGCCCTGCTGTCCCGCCCCGAGGCCGGCGTCCAGATCTACGCCTGCGGTCCGGAGCGCATGCTGGATGCCCTGCAGGTCGCCTGCGCCGCCTGGCCCGAGGACAGTCTGCGCGTGGAGCACTTCCATTCCACGCTCGCCACGCTGGACCCGTCCAAGGAACATGCCTTCGAGGCCGAGTTGAAGGACTCCGGCATCGTCGTGCAGGTGCCTGCCGACCAGACCCTGCTGAGCGCGCTGCGCGGCGCCAATATCGACGTGCAGAGCGACTGCGAGGAAGGACTCTGCGGCTCCTGCGAGGTGCGCGTGCTGGGCGGCGCGGTCGATCACCGCGACGTGGTGCTGACCCGCGCCGAGCGCGAGGCCGGCAACCGCATGATGGCCTGCTGCTCCCGCGCCCAGGGCAAGCGCATCGTGCTGGAGCTGTAG
- a CDS encoding alpha-hydroxy acid oxidase has translation MTSLLSTTASPRAASADRPLPRALARMLSLDDFEAAAKRRLPRPIFGYVAGAAEDNQSLRGNRNAFAQYAFSPRVLVDVSRRTQQTELFGRRYASPFGIAPMGISALSAYRGDIVLARAAREQGIPAILSGTSLIPLEDVIRAAPGTWFQAYLPGDPQRIDALVERARHAGYETLVLTVDIPVSANRENNVRTGFSTPLKPSLRLAWDGLTRPRWLAGTFMRTLLAHGMPHFENSFATRGAPIVSSSVLRDFSARDHLSWEHVARIRRQWPGTLIIKGILHPQDAALARQHGADGIIVSNHGGRQLDGAVSPLRALPGVVAAAGNMTVMMDSGVRRGSDVLKALALGASFVFVGRPFNYAAAVGGEAGVAHAIGLLRAEVDRNMAMLGINHVREMGPDLLVRENPHAA, from the coding sequence ATGACATCCCTGCTCTCGACCACCGCCAGTCCCCGCGCCGCCTCGGCCGACCGCCCCTTGCCGCGCGCGCTGGCGCGCATGCTGTCGCTGGACGACTTCGAGGCGGCCGCGAAACGCCGCCTGCCGCGGCCGATCTTCGGCTATGTCGCGGGCGCGGCCGAAGACAACCAGTCCCTGCGCGGCAACCGCAACGCCTTTGCGCAGTACGCGTTTTCCCCGCGCGTGCTGGTGGACGTGTCGCGCCGCACGCAGCAAACCGAGCTCTTTGGCCGCCGCTATGCCTCGCCCTTCGGCATTGCCCCGATGGGCATCAGCGCGCTGTCGGCCTACCGCGGCGACATCGTGCTGGCGCGTGCCGCGCGTGAGCAAGGCATACCCGCCATCCTCAGCGGCACCTCGCTTATCCCGTTGGAAGACGTCATCCGCGCAGCGCCCGGCACCTGGTTCCAGGCCTATCTGCCGGGGGATCCGCAGCGCATCGACGCGCTGGTCGAACGCGCCCGCCACGCCGGCTACGAAACGCTGGTGCTGACGGTGGACATCCCCGTGTCGGCAAACCGCGAAAACAACGTGCGCACCGGCTTCTCCACGCCGCTCAAGCCCAGCCTGCGCCTGGCCTGGGACGGCCTGACGCGGCCGCGCTGGCTGGCCGGCACGTTCATGCGCACGCTGCTGGCCCATGGCATGCCGCATTTCGAAAACTCCTTCGCGACGCGCGGCGCGCCGATCGTGTCGTCGTCGGTGCTGCGCGACTTCAGCGCGCGCGACCACCTCAGCTGGGAACATGTGGCGCGCATCCGCCGCCAGTGGCCGGGCACGCTCATCATCAAGGGCATCCTGCACCCGCAGGACGCGGCGCTGGCGCGGCAGCATGGCGCCGACGGCATCATCGTGTCGAACCATGGCGGCCGGCAACTGGACGGCGCGGTCTCGCCGCTGCGCGCCCTGCCCGGCGTGGTCGCCGCCGCCGGCAACATGACCGTGATGATGGATAGCGGCGTGCGCCGCGGCAGCGACGTGCTCAAGGCGCTGGCGCTGGGCGCAAGCTTCGTCTTCGTCGGACGGCCCTTCAACTACGCGGCGGCGGTCGGCGGCGAAGCCGGCGTGGCGCATGCAATCGGCCTGCTGCGCGCCGAGGTCGACCGCAACATGGCGATGCTGGGCATCAACCATGTGCGGGAGATGGGGCCGGATTTGCTCGTGCGGGAGAATCCGCACGCGGCATAG
- a CDS encoding LysR substrate-binding domain-containing protein, whose translation MSERTGAHLKRRHAELLVALDDERHLGRAAERLHMSQPAASKALAQLEEQVGYALFERGTQGTLPTNAGMVMIRHARHSLGAAQRVAAELRAAEERGASLLRLGTLPSAAPRLAPQLIAHLLGLAPRLEVKLVEGALGELMDRLARDELDIVLGRLGSRLLPADCEVIRLHEEPILVVARPGHPLAASQALEAVELARWPWVLPLEATMMRERLDEAFVHAGSRPPDSSIQSNSLLATLALLAQDDRLAALPQAIARYCERQGSVAVLPLRLDANFGAIGAVVNRNTAGMPVVQAAMAWLRGLPENTNQAAPGPGA comes from the coding sequence ATGTCAGAGCGCACCGGCGCCCATCTCAAGCGGCGTCATGCCGAACTGTTGGTCGCGCTCGACGACGAACGCCACCTGGGACGTGCGGCCGAGCGCCTGCACATGTCCCAGCCCGCCGCGTCCAAGGCGCTGGCGCAGCTGGAGGAACAGGTGGGCTACGCGCTATTCGAGCGCGGAACCCAGGGTACCCTGCCGACAAATGCCGGAATGGTTATGATCCGCCACGCCCGGCACAGCCTGGGCGCGGCCCAGCGCGTGGCGGCCGAATTGCGGGCCGCCGAAGAACGCGGCGCCAGCCTGCTGCGCCTGGGCACCCTGCCCTCGGCCGCGCCCCGGCTCGCGCCGCAGTTGATCGCGCATCTGCTGGGCCTGGCGCCGCGGCTGGAAGTGAAACTGGTGGAAGGCGCGCTTGGCGAACTCATGGACAGGCTGGCGCGCGACGAGCTGGACATCGTGCTGGGCCGCCTGGGCAGCCGCCTGCTGCCCGCGGACTGCGAGGTGATCCGCCTGCACGAAGAACCTATCCTGGTGGTGGCGCGCCCCGGCCATCCGCTGGCCGCAAGCCAGGCACTGGAGGCCGTCGAACTGGCGCGCTGGCCCTGGGTACTGCCGCTGGAAGCCACCATGATGCGCGAGCGCCTGGACGAGGCTTTCGTGCATGCCGGATCGCGCCCGCCAGATTCCAGCATCCAATCCAATTCGCTGCTGGCCACCCTCGCCCTGCTGGCCCAGGACGACCGCCTGGCGGCCCTGCCCCAGGCAATTGCGCGCTACTGCGAACGCCAGGGCAGCGTGGCCGTGCTGCCGCTGCGGCTGGACGCCAACTTCGGCGCCATCGGCGCCGTGGTCAACCGCAACACGGCCGGCATGCCGGTGGTGCAGGCGGCAATGGCGTGGCTGCGCGGCTTGCCGGAAAACACGAATCAGGCCGCGCCGGGCCCGGGCGCCTGA
- a CDS encoding MFS transporter: MQNRSTRSARPASSVPALMFAVSVVGSNGLALSPILSDVARSFSTSPLTISTAISAYGAATAASAFFLAARIDRIGVRRSLLGAMAVLIAALILSACAPHWIVLTLAQALAGAAAGVILPAAYGSAALIAPPGQEARTLGRVIAGWSVSLVAGVPLSALISDAVGWRATYATLALCAAIAVLGLRQLPERRAENPAPLRLSRLLAPLSYRDVPALLLGCLAFSSAFYGVYAFLADHVRGLLGLSAGQVGFIAFAYGAGFLLAGVAGAPLIERLGPRRALPMALGVIALVYLGLLPAAHALSAVLAIATLWGAASQLSLNLLVLLLSRARPEERGAVLGLNTCTTYLGASVGTAIAGTIYTHAGFEALGLAAACALAAAALGLHWRLNGRRAAGGQAAA; this comes from the coding sequence ATGCAGAACCGTAGCACCCGCAGCGCCCGCCCCGCCTCGTCCGTCCCCGCCCTGATGTTCGCCGTCAGCGTCGTAGGCTCCAACGGTCTGGCGCTCAGCCCCATCCTGAGCGACGTGGCGCGCTCTTTTTCCACTTCCCCGCTGACCATCAGCACCGCCATTTCCGCGTATGGCGCGGCCACCGCCGCCAGCGCCTTCTTTTTGGCCGCCCGCATCGACCGCATCGGCGTGCGCCGTTCGCTGCTGGGCGCGATGGCGGTGCTGATCGCCGCGCTGATCTTGTCCGCCTGCGCGCCGCACTGGATCGTGCTGACGCTGGCGCAAGCCCTGGCAGGCGCCGCGGCGGGCGTCATCCTGCCCGCGGCCTATGGATCGGCCGCGCTGATCGCGCCGCCCGGCCAGGAGGCGCGCACCCTGGGCCGCGTCATCGCGGGTTGGTCCGTGTCGCTGGTGGCGGGCGTGCCGCTGTCCGCGCTCATCTCCGACGCCGTGGGTTGGCGCGCCACCTACGCCACGCTGGCGCTCTGCGCCGCCATCGCCGTGCTCGGGCTGCGCCAGCTGCCGGAGCGCCGCGCCGAGAATCCCGCGCCGCTGCGCCTGTCGCGCCTGCTGGCGCCGTTGTCCTATCGCGACGTGCCCGCTTTGCTGCTGGGCTGCCTGGCGTTCTCGTCGGCCTTCTATGGCGTGTATGCCTTCCTGGCCGACCATGTGCGCGGCCTGCTGGGGCTATCCGCGGGACAGGTAGGCTTCATCGCTTTCGCCTACGGCGCAGGGTTCCTGCTGGCCGGGGTAGCTGGCGCGCCGCTGATCGAGCGGCTGGGGCCGCGCCGCGCCCTGCCGATGGCGTTGGGCGTGATCGCGCTGGTGTATCTGGGGCTGCTGCCGGCCGCGCATGCGTTGAGCGCGGTGCTTGCCATCGCCACCCTCTGGGGCGCGGCCTCGCAACTGAGCCTGAACCTGCTGGTGCTGCTGCTGTCGCGCGCCCGGCCCGAAGAGCGCGGCGCGGTGCTGGGGCTGAATACCTGCACCACCTACCTGGGCGCAAGCGTCGGCACCGCGATCGCCGGCACCATCTACACCCACGCGGGGTTCGAAGCGCTGGGCTTGGCCGCGGCCTGCGCCCTGGCCGCCGCGGCGCTAGGCCTGCATTGGCGCCTGAACGGCCGGCGCGCGGCGGGCGGCCAGGCGGCTGCCTGA
- a CDS encoding IclR family transcriptional regulator, with the protein MTQTPEPSSVPVQTTDAPRPRERRQRVQAAETGMAVLKGLGRLGGRASLTLLAAHVDESPAKVHRYLVSLMEAGLVAQDAATQQYCLGLEAMLLGLAALRQADPIRLAEPSLVRLREGLEVTCFIAVMGNKGPTIVRFEEPGLPVTVNVRMGSVLSMLWSATGRVFLAMQDDARVRALAEAELTRAPADMRALLDAADPIGRLRRQVLAEGCATVRDTNLKGISAVSAPLLDHNGRPCAALTALGATGGFDASADGPIAQAVRREAEAASVLLGYQAPGPGAA; encoded by the coding sequence ATGACCCAGACTCCCGAACCTTCCTCCGTGCCCGTTCAGACTACCGACGCGCCCCGTCCGCGTGAACGGCGCCAGCGCGTGCAGGCCGCCGAAACCGGCATGGCGGTGCTGAAGGGGCTGGGTCGGCTGGGCGGCCGCGCCAGCCTGACGCTGCTGGCGGCGCACGTGGACGAAAGCCCCGCCAAGGTGCACCGCTACCTGGTCAGCCTGATGGAAGCAGGGCTGGTGGCGCAGGATGCCGCCACTCAACAGTACTGCCTGGGACTGGAAGCGATGCTGCTGGGCCTGGCCGCGCTGCGCCAGGCCGATCCCATCCGCCTGGCCGAGCCCAGCCTGGTGCGCCTGCGCGAAGGCCTGGAAGTGACCTGCTTCATCGCGGTCATGGGCAACAAGGGGCCGACCATCGTGCGTTTCGAGGAACCGGGCCTGCCGGTGACGGTCAACGTGCGCATGGGTTCGGTGCTGTCCATGCTCTGGTCCGCCACCGGACGGGTGTTCCTCGCCATGCAGGACGATGCGCGGGTGCGGGCGCTTGCCGAGGCCGAATTGACGCGCGCGCCTGCCGACATGCGGGCGCTGCTGGACGCCGCCGACCCGATCGGCCGCCTGCGCCGCCAGGTGCTGGCCGAGGGCTGCGCCACGGTGCGCGACACTAATTTGAAGGGCATCAGCGCGGTGTCGGCGCCGCTGCTGGACCACAACGGCCGGCCTTGCGCCGCGCTGACCGCGCTGGGCGCGACGGGCGGATTCGACGCCTCGGCGGACGGCCCGATCGCGCAGGCGGTACGGCGCGAAGCCGAAGCGGCTAGCGTGCTGCTGGGTTATCAGGCGCCCGGGCCCGGCGCGGCCTGA
- a CDS encoding Lrp/AsnC family transcriptional regulator → MPDLDDRDRKLLTLLADDASPSYAELGKMLNLSAPAVHERVKRLKRDGLIKGIAAKLDGARIGRPLLAFVHVDTNNWTITQQVLGLAELTEVEEIHTITGKSAMLLKVRVRDTQALEALLARIHQIDGITNTTSDIALTSYLERGPLPDNG, encoded by the coding sequence ATGCCTGATCTTGACGACCGCGACCGAAAGCTATTAACGCTGCTGGCCGACGATGCCTCCCCCAGCTACGCCGAACTGGGCAAAATGCTGAACCTCTCCGCCCCGGCCGTGCATGAAAGGGTCAAGCGTCTGAAGCGCGACGGCCTGATAAAAGGCATCGCCGCCAAGCTGGATGGCGCGCGCATCGGCCGGCCGCTGCTGGCCTTCGTGCACGTGGACACCAACAACTGGACCATTACGCAGCAGGTGCTGGGGCTGGCCGAGCTGACCGAGGTGGAAGAGATCCACACCATCACCGGCAAGAGTGCCATGCTGCTGAAAGTGCGCGTGCGCGACACGCAGGCGCTGGAGGCGCTGCTGGCCCGCATCCATCAGATCGACGGCATCACCAACACCACCAGCGACATCGCCTTGACCAGCTATCTGGAGCGCGGTCCCTTGCCGGACAACGGCTGA
- a CDS encoding Bug family tripartite tricarboxylate transporter substrate binding protein: MKRFWMALAASWACGIAGTAAAADAYPARPVQIVVPFSPGGAVDVLARQLAQRLEPRGYTLVVENKPGAGGNIAASMVARAAPDGYTLLMGTTNTHGINSALYSSLPYDPVRDFAPVGLVADNVVVLLANAEFPASTLADAVKLIKANPGKYTYGSPGLGTVHQLAMEQLKHAAGLDVVHAPYKGAAPAMADLVAGHVPLMIGGIAPAIPFLASGKVKVLGVANTEKYAALPDVPLFSDVAAGVAVRSWIGLFAPAGTPPAVVKKLNSDLEAVLTDSAFAQALQPLGMVPIYMTPQAFGDMIKRDMPAWRSAVEMSGAKQ; this comes from the coding sequence ATGAAGAGGTTCTGGATGGCCCTGGCCGCGAGCTGGGCCTGTGGCATTGCGGGTACGGCGGCGGCGGCGGATGCCTACCCGGCGCGGCCCGTGCAGATCGTGGTGCCGTTCTCGCCTGGCGGCGCGGTGGACGTGCTGGCGCGCCAACTGGCGCAGCGCCTGGAGCCTCGCGGCTACACGCTGGTGGTGGAGAACAAGCCGGGCGCGGGCGGCAACATTGCCGCGTCCATGGTGGCGCGCGCCGCGCCCGACGGCTACACGCTGCTGATGGGCACCACCAATACGCACGGCATCAACAGTGCGCTGTATTCCAGCCTGCCGTATGACCCGGTGCGCGATTTCGCGCCGGTCGGCCTGGTGGCGGACAACGTGGTGGTGTTGCTGGCCAATGCCGAGTTTCCGGCATCGACGCTGGCCGATGCCGTCAAACTGATCAAGGCCAATCCCGGCAAGTACACCTATGGCTCGCCCGGCCTGGGCACGGTGCACCAACTGGCGATGGAACAGTTGAAGCACGCTGCCGGCCTGGACGTGGTGCATGCGCCATACAAGGGCGCCGCGCCGGCGATGGCCGACCTGGTCGCGGGCCACGTGCCGCTGATGATAGGCGGCATCGCACCCGCCATTCCGTTCCTCGCGTCCGGCAAGGTCAAGGTGCTGGGCGTGGCCAATACTGAAAAGTACGCGGCGCTGCCCGATGTGCCGCTGTTCTCGGACGTGGCCGCAGGCGTCGCCGTGCGTTCCTGGATCGGCCTGTTCGCGCCCGCCGGCACGCCGCCCGCGGTGGTGAAGAAGCTGAACTCGGATTTGGAGGCCGTGCTGACCGACAGCGCGTTCGCGCAGGCCTTGCAGCCCCTGGGCATGGTGCCGATCTACATGACGCCGCAGGCCTTCGGCGACATGATCAAGCGCGACATGCCGGCCTGGCGCTCCGCCGTGGAGATGTCGGGAGCGAAGCAATGA